Part of the Tenebrio molitor chromosome 4, icTenMoli1.1, whole genome shotgun sequence genome, ATCAACAACTTCATCCGGCAGGAAATTGTCTGGACTTCCAAAATTtggaaaacttcaaaattcatttaacaAAAGTTCTGAcacttctttttttattttggaaacCTCCTGTGGCTCTAAACGGAGACACTGTCACAAGGACTACCAGAAAACAACAACTTCATCCGGCAGGAAATTGTCTGGActtccaaaattttgaaaacttcaaaattcaTTAAACGATATTTCTGACACctcgtttttttattttggaaacATCCTGTGGCTCTAATGGTGACACTGCCACACGGACTACCAGAAATCAACAACTTTATTCGGCAGGAAATTGTCTGGACTTCCAAAATTtggaaaacttcaaaattcatttaaaaaaagttctgACACCtcagtttttattttggaaacCTCCTGTGTGTCTAAACGGAGACATTGCCACACGGACTACCAGAAATCCACAACTTCATCTAGCAGGAAATTGTTTggatttccaaaaattttaaacttcaaaatttatttaacagttCTAACacctctttttttattttggaaacTATCTGCGGCTCCTAAAATTGTATTCCTGATTAGATAAAACATGTCAGTTCGTTCCCAAAAtcccatttattttttatggcgGTTCGTTTTGTAATTCAAGGTCGTTCAGCTGACAAACAAACCTCCATAAGAAAGTACATCAGATTTTAGACTAGAACCGGTATACTTTATCTATTTACATActtgtattgtttttttttccaatttaatcTTGTTTTTCCTtactatattattattattattatacttgTGTGTAATGTTCCAGTACATCCGACCATTACAGTTCCCGACTTAGGTTTGAATGACCATCTAGTTGTGAGactttaattataactttACTCCAGCCCGGTGCGAGATTTCAGGTGAGgtcatttttgaatatttcatttgaaaatgaTTTCACCGCAGCTCCGGCAACTCCCAACTTCCCCGCACGAACTCCCACCCGAATTATCCAAATTTCGTTGCGGCTGCATCGGTGTATTAATCAAAGCGCCAAAGTGAATTACCTGGCAGGtatcaaacaaaacaaaatcgcTCACCTATCGTCGTGATCAGCGTCAGCGAGTAGAGGAAGGACGAGCTGAAGCTCCACTTGTGCACGTGCTGGCCGTAGTACGCCGTCCCCGAGGCGTACCGCCCCCCGTCCGCCTGCCGCAGCGTCTTGAACAGCGCCTCCTGGAAGAGGAGCACCTCCTCGGCGGCCAGGCGCGTCCAGTTCTCCCTGTAGAGGATGTTCAGGTTCTCGGTGATGCTCCACAGCCTGTCGACCGTCTCGGTCCTGAGCTCGCCCACGGTGGGGACGGTGCCCACCGACCCGCCCTTCGGGTCGAGCTTCGACGCCGCCACCGCCGTGTCGTGCTGCATGCCGCCCTCCAGCGTCATGAACACGAACGCACCCAGGATGGTGTAGGCCAGGACGAGGCAGCACACGCCCAGCGTGGCCAGGATGGAGGTCGTCCTGTCGCCCGAGCACGTGTAGCAGCAGCAGAAGAAGGTCTCGCGGGTGGCCTCGCGGTGCTCGAAGCAGCACTTCTTCGGGGCCGGACTCCCCGGGGGGGAGCCGCGGCGCACGTACGGGGAGTGCGGGGGGTAGCCGGGGTACGACGGCGTCGTCGGCGAGGCGCGCGGGTCGCGGATCATGGTGGGCTCCAGGTGGCCAGAGGCTCCTGCATCTGCAACAAACAACCACGATATCACTATTATCCGACCCCCTGACACGGCATTCAGGCCGGGCGTTTTATATCAACAGAGCAACGTGCACCGCCATCCCCATAAATCAACATCACTTCCAAAAGGAACGACTCACTCGCCCCCAACAAACAGGAAGGACCATTATGCATCATCACAATAAATCTGATCGGATGATTATTAAGGGATGCACATTACGCACCACAGTTGGCATCATTGTCTATGTTGGCGCAACTGTAATGTTCACCTGATCGTGTTCGACGTTATTTATGGACAAACAGACCGCGCCAGATATTAATAAATTCCATtacaaatattaaataaaggGGTGCagttaaaaacaataattccGTTGATTTATCGCCGTTGTAAATCCACAATGCAGTCGACGGATCGATAGTACTTTTTTGGTAACAGCTCCGGTCCGCGAGTGCAACCCTGGTTCGCCCCCGGCTCGGGACATTtgcgaaaaaattaattagcgCGTGGGGAATTCCTGCGGCGATGCATGCCGCGGCAGGAACGCGATCGAATATTCCTGCGGCGTACCGGATCGCGATTGCACCGGCCAGCGGTAACGATTCCTGGTGGTGACGGTGTTGACGAAACGTGTCGGGAAAATTTCCAGCATCGTATCACCAGGGGAATTTGTTTCTGCCGTTTCTCTCGACGTAAACGGCGATTATTCAGCCGCCTCCTGGAGGCGAGGGCTCTATCGATTCGCCTTCGGTACGGTTGCATTCATTAAAACGGACCGTTTCCAAAACGGGTCCTGTCTGCAGTCTGGACGCGGCgtccttatttattaacggaCTCTGGCCCACTGCTGGAAACAATATGAACTCGGGGCCGACACATAATTAACGAAACTTCGGTCTGTACATATAGAAAGTTGCAAACAACTAACCGGCATTAAATTTGTCATGACGGAAACTTCAACCggagtttattttaaaacttcttCCCTTGATAATTCGCGAATTAATTTCGTTCAGACGCACCCCGTCTCGTGAAATAATGAATTCTTTTCGGTTGGGGGAGTCGAGAGGTGGTCCCTGGGGGGTGAGAACGGCCCGGGGCTTGTCGACCGGCAACTggatttttaagtttttttttccgtaaatttctaatttaactTGTTGCACTGCCCGTTGTAGTTTATAATCACaacttttaataatttcgaACTGGATTCGTCAGGTCAAATGTCAGGACCGAGCTTTTGAAATGAATTAACAGTTTTAATTATCGAAACagcagcaaataaaatttagtatTCGAGAATCGAGTTTAGATGAAAaatccaatttttgttttagggACGAAAACGGGAGAAAAGCGTGGGGATGAAATTTCATAGTATGTAAAGTAGGGAAGACTCTTGATGCCTTGAAGGATTAGGAATGAAAAGATAAAATtgcaacgaaataaaaaaaattacatggtTCAATTAGTACATTTTCTCTTTCTTtcatgttattttttcttctcttacatttttttcatttctcgtTTCCATCATCCCCCACGATTCTgtacgatatttttttaattaatattaattatgcTGCCAATTAGAACCGTTATCcttgtatgtatttaatttttttttccctgTTTCATCTTcgtattcttttttattttgtgtatgATTTCGTGTAAACTTTTGTATATGAATGCTTTAATTTGCCCTACGGGCCTTCCGATTCctgattacatttttctttcaacaTAAAACAGCacttctaaaaaaataatagttatttacgcaacgactttctgtgtaaattgggcttttctaattgccccaGGGATAcgattaaaacacgagcgtagcgagggttttaaggcctcgagggcaattagaaaagcccaatttacctagagacgagttgcatacaaaattttattgtttgaaacgacgtccctgaaacttccaaatcttttaaaaatggtgtCCTGTTAGAAATGTAACGTTGAATGTTTCTAGGGCTCATttgctcattttgctttagggcagtttacaaaggagaaaaatgataatttatgatagttgaaaacaataaattttattcctATTCCCCACCCCTTTCCTTTTCAGCTTCCACAAAGCTATTTCGAGATGATGCGACTCTAGTCTCTCTTCTATTCTGAATTCTTCTACTCTTTCCCATGCTTTTTCGTTCACTATTCCCCTCTGCCTACCTATATAGGTCCATTCCCCTTTTTTGCATTACTTGTCCACCTTGTCTTTGGATTTTCTTTTCCGATCCGCCTTCTCCTCTTCTCAATTTTTTGCTCTTCTTTCTCCTATTCTACCGTTGAAGTCCCCTCCCAAGAGTATACAATCTTCCCTGTTTTCTTTCATTGCGTTTTCAACACGTCTCTTTACTGTAtattctcattattttccaccATTTATTGCCTATATGAACTTTTCTTATGCGTCCTTCTCCTTCCATTTTTTCGCTTATCTTTAATCCTCAATTTCACtcctgttattattcccccGGTAGCTCttccctttttctttttgcccCTTGACCTTCTCATTTGTACTATTTCGGTAGCGACTTTCCCCTTTGTGCTTCTTTTCCGGTTTCCCTTTTCTTTGTCCAtttacctttttattcaccttctctTTGTAcctttttctaaaaatttttcttcagcTTCTCTTCTCTCACATTCCATATAAACCATTCCCCGTTTACCTGCATCTTCCTGTATCCTATTTTCACACTTTTTCCTCTACCTCTCTCTTCTCTATCCACCTctcttaacttcttttgtgttttcCTTTCTTTGTTTGTCAAATTGTCACCTTTTCTTTCCTTCAACTTACTCTTATTTAGCATAATGTTCTTCTTCTCCTTTACCTACGCAGTGCCAttccaataataataatcacaaTACAACAGTGGCACCATCAAATTATGTTCCCTAGAATTTTTATCGATTttctcatttttgaaattctcTATTGCCCTTTGTGGTTAAAGCACAAACAACTTCTCTATTTcttttttccttttattttttaatttttttcggttttaGTAAAAAATACCTTGaagcaaaaaacaatttcttgTCGTCTAGTTTTCttacttacatatttaatttttgtcttcTAAAAACTCGCATAGCTGTCATGGTTCTCTTTAGCTTTGCAACGATAATAACGACAATGACaagaacaaaataataacaacaaagTTCGTTTGTGAATCAGAATCTTCAGACTcttgtaataacaataataataatgctaGTCATAGTAAACAATATGATGACGTTGTGATCATCTTCTCcacttttagatttttttccacACATTTTCTTTCTTTACTTCTCCTTTTACTCTTTTCTCTTTTGAGTAGTCTTctatagattttatttttaattttataacgataataataacgctaataataataaaaatggcaAAAATGTAGTCGAACCAGACCAATACTTTCTACTTCTCACTCTTCTTAGTCTTTTATCTTCtcattgaaatattttcactttAAACCTCCTTTTTTCGCAATTTTGGTAAATTTGATAACAATAATTGAATCAATATCAACTCTAGTAAGGATACTAGATTAGGAAAGGTCCTCTACACatcttattttttcatttcctttAATTTGCCATTTATCtctatttctttaaaaaaataattccagCCTGCTCtttgattatgattattaaataattttaaatactgcaagagaaagaggaagaatGAGGAGAGCGAGTGGAAGTGGGAAGAAAGCAAGATAGAAAGAGTGTGCGAGTTTAAGTACCTGGGCTACACCTTCAACGAGAGAGCCACAGTCAGGGCGCAAGTGAGAGAGGCAGTGAGGAAGGCGAACAAGGTAGTTGGATGTGTGTGGGGAATACGAGAGAGAATGTGAGGAGGCGAGTTCgggaggagaatgatgatgttcgAGAGCATGGTGGAGAGCGTGCTGATGTACGGAGCAGAGATatggggatggaaggaacaGGAGGAGGCGGAGAGAgtgcaagagaaatatttgagatgggtgctaggagtggacagagaaacaccagggtacatagtgagggaagagtgcaagaggagCAAGCTGAGAGtaaaagcgggaaagagagcggcaaagttcGAGGACAGAATGGGCGGAAGGGAAGAATGCAGGATACTGACTGAGTGCtatagagaaaagaaaaagaacgcggatgagaaggagagagagaagtactgtaggaggaacgggtatgccagCAAGGAAGTGGAAAGAGTGAGAGcggaaggaagatggatgtgtgcggagctgagcgagagggacagagatacggacaagcaagagagaagggagagaatcagAGAATCGAGGTACAACAGGGGGTATGAGAGGCGCGTGACAGAGGATGTTCCGGTGTATCTGGGGAGAGAGAGCACcaaagaaaggaaaatgatggcgagatttagatgtgggaacgaaGAGAGAGAGAACAAGTACTGGATGGAGGAGGAGGAAAGAATGTGCAGGATGTGccgtgaggagagagagacgatcgagcacatgtggagAGGATGCggtgaaatgagagagagggaggaaaaggaacggggagaaatactgaacgaagacggaagagagataggatggatgaaagaggtatggaagaggagggaaaggatagagaaggagaggggtggggaataaaagaaaatgtatgttaatttaaaaaaaaaagaattatttttggaattgtaagTTTATTTAGAACTGTGTAAGGTATAGGAATCCtttaaagcccgtagggcaaaataaagtaaagtaaaaaaaaatactgctTTTGAACATTCACGATTGATAACTAAATGGTAAAAAATGATAATGATCATAATAGGTAACAATTGGatgatttagttttttttttaaatttaaatatctttgattttcttaattttttttcttgttcagCCATTTTCTGTTCCTCTTTACGGcattcattatttttcttattttgttataacaatattaACCACGACGTCATCAGTAGAAAGTAATGGAAGACGAAATGTCGTCccaatttcttcattttctcctaatattttttgtcttgtttttgttttattagatttgttttttttttttttaattttaaataaaactaatGTTAATGCCACTCATAACGGAAAACATGTATTGAAAAcaacgattttcaattttttttctacaatctaTTCTCTACTGATTTTTGTCAAGTATCGCATTCCTAATTCTTATCTTTGTTCCATGAATTCTCTTGTTTTCTTGCTGCTTCTCATTTCTATAAATAAAACTTCTACTTTTccatttcatctttttcttttagttGCTATTTTTTGCTCTAGATTAAATACTGTAGATCTTTGTCATCTTCTTTTCACCTTCCCCTTATCCCCGAATTGCCCCAAACAAGAATCACAGACCTGAAACTTGTTTTCCTACTATCACTGGTACATTAGATGAAAGTTGCGAAAGCAGTGAAAAACAcgcgaaaaaaaattagataattCCCAAATAAAATGTTCACGATTGCGACTTTCACAATGTTTACAACTGATATTTATCAGAAACTTCCAAGGATGTCAAAGAAGACAACAAGCTAAGCTTACTTCTCTGCATCCAAACATCGAAGCCGAGGAGTTATATTCATGTGACACATGGAAGTCTAAAGTCtttcttgatatttaaaaaaacggaAAGCGCGTTTGTTTTCCAGTTGGAGTTGCTAATGTCGGGCGAACTTCTGGCAAAGACGGAGACTTTCCATCCGGCCAACTATCGTACAAGTGGCAGCAGCTcgacaaacaaaaaatccttCCGACACTTCACACTtccaaattgaattaaatccATGGAAGTTACGATATCAAACTTTAAATTGTGTTTCGATGTAAGTTAGTCCGGTTATTATTAAATCTCCAGTATGGGACGCCTCTCTGGTGCGCAACTTCCGCCCGGCCGGCGTCGCCACTCTCCTGTTAAAGTCAAAGACCGGATGAAATCTGTACAAATTAATTGGGTGTGCAATAATGAGATTTATCTCTGCGACGAGTGCCCGTCCGCAGTCCGGACTCCGGTGAAATAATCCCGAAAAATGAAACCCAGCCTGCCGCTTCGCGGCGCCACCGTCGGACGGGGCGTGGCCTCGGTGTGGTTTATCGATTCGCCGCCAGGCGGCACGGCTCATATTGACATAACTCTTGGTACGCCGACTTCGTTTTCCTGACGAGGATTAACATGGTGGTTTTTGCTTAAACGGACCCGCGAACGCCACCCTCGAATAAATTACTCCGACCGGTGCCGATCGCTCGCCGCCTCCGCCGAAGCGGAAAAATGGCGCGAGCCGTTGACCACTTGTTGCTGTACGCGTAACGAGAGCAATCGTAATGATCACAAGGCCCATTACGAGATTGCTTCGGTGTTTCTAATCGGGGACGGTTTCGATCGCCGAGGCGAGCCTCCGGTCGTGTTTTCTTTGGACGACGACCGACTCCGGAATCCAAGATGGAACTCTGAAGGTATTAAAGAGGTACACGGGAAAACACTTCGACTGGATTTATTCCGTATCAACGTCGTAACAAAGGGGTGATAAATCGTGGCTGCAATTTATAGACACCTTTCAGCGAGCGTCACGACTTCCCCACTTCCACGGCCAATCCGGGGACAATGCGCACGGAAGCACCCCTAAACACACCCAAAACTATTTCATTCCCAACCAGAGACTCATCTCTGGTGCAGAATTTAGAATGACAGACAACGCAGACGTAAAAATCGCAAGAGACGAAGAAGAAGATCAACAGGAAGACCAAGAAAGAGGTGGTGGGACGATATCTAACTAAGGAGTTAAGAACCGAAGGAAGAACAGGCAACTTGCTTACTAACAAGAAGGAagaggaagaagaagaagaagaaggaaggaagaagaagaagaaagaagaagGTCATTACTATAATTACTCAAGAAATTGCTTGCTTCAAAACTGAACCCCCACTGGAGCCTCATTCGCACCTTCAATTTAACTGTTTTGCAACACCACCTCCGCCCTTTCATTCGTCTGATCCTCGCCgccaaactgtcaatttttccGACCGCTAATTGGCCAATTTGCACAAAACTAATCACGACTTTGTCAATTTAGAGCTTCGGTCAACAATAACATTCAATTCGCGCCGGTCGAGTCCATAAAACACGTCCTCCACGGATTAATTAGATGAAACCGGGATCACTTTGTACAACCGTTGCGCATCGGACGCGTCCATTTAGGGGA contains:
- the LOC138128231 gene encoding RNA-binding protein 25-like; this translates as MMMFESMVESVLMYGAEIWGWKEQEEAERVQEKYLRWVLGVDRETPGYIVREECKRSKLRVKAGKRAAKFEDRMGGREECRILTECYREKKKNADEKEREKYCRRNGYASKEVERVRAEGRWMCAELSERDRDTDKQERRERIRESRYNRGYERRVTEDVPVYLGRESTKERKMMARFRCGNEERENKYWMEEEERMCRMCQTKKKINRKTKKEVVGRYLTKELRTEGRTGNLLTNKKEEEEEEEEGRKKKKKEEGHYYNYSRNCLLQN
- the LOC138129820 gene encoding potassium channel subfamily K member 17-like; translated protein: MIRDPRASPTTPSYPGYPPHSPYVRRGSPPGSPAPKKCCFEHREATRETFFCCCYTCSGDRTTSILATLGVCCLVLAYTILGAFVFMTLEGGMQHDTAVAASKLDPKGGSVGTVPTVGELRTETVDRLWSITENLNILYRENWTRLAAEEVLLFQEALFKTLRQADGGRYASGTAYYGQHVHKWSFSSSFLYSLTLITTIGYGSVSPRTSWGKLVTIIYALVGIPLMLLYLSTTGDLLARSFRRLYGKLCGVGGPKPQCPCTNPVRVPVTLCLVIVLAYICSGAVLFHRLENWSLLEGSYFCFTSLGTIGFGDLLPGQNAEEVSLCACSAYILTGMALVAMCFSLVQDEVIALLRYIGAACTRNKLLKARDEEAAS